One Vespa crabro chromosome 1, iyVesCrab1.2, whole genome shotgun sequence genomic region harbors:
- the LOC124425320 gene encoding uncharacterized protein LOC124425320, whose product MAKEELKEYNMEFIKTDLLPEMVHNRCFCESGSREFVEFESAIVESLVTDDSLKPWELYRVKAIVRFSGEPMNFPLIVKLLPLSVQSEYSFARFQNEEMFYSKMISLYGKDLFPKCYASDMGRYGMPVIVLEDLTANEYETIQENRRMNEEELKLSLKSLGRFHGIGLRLKNEKFELYREFYMKLSNTVVTNDVSEKSIMYSDENSLENSLMVKEMKKLWYSNIGENVSETCTNVDDISCICHGDFSKRKVLFKREKNGTPIDVKMIDWQTMRYCSPAIELVIIFIMNIPTPSRDQHFLQEILTVYVDAVRSEYTTITCERLIEQLSSTSLDYFTLLLQKDIMNKEIAQQWIEFIQSLRDFLRD is encoded by the exons ATGGCGAAAGAAGAattgaaagaatataacatggaATTTATTAAAACTGATCTCTTACCGGAAATGGTTCATAATCGATGTTTTTGTGAATCAGGTTCACGCGAATTTGTCGAATTCGAATCGGCCATCGTCGAATCACTCGTAACTGATGATTCGTTAAAACCATGGGAATTGTATCGTGTTAAAGCTATTGTAAGATTTTCCGGTGAACCAATGAATTTTCCTTTGATCGTGAAACTATTACCGTTATCCGTTCAGTCGGAATACTCATTCGCCCGTTTTCAAAACGAAGAAATGTTTTACAGTAAAATGATTTCTTTGTATGGCAAAGATCTATTTCCAAAGTGTTACGCTTCGGACATGGGACGATACGGAATGCCGGTCATCGTTCTCGAGGATTTAACAGCGAATGAATACGAAACGATTCAAGAAAATAGAAGGATGAACGAAGAAGAATTGAAGTTATCTTTGAAAAGTCTTGGAAGGTTTCACGGGATAGGTTTgagattgaaaaatgaaaagttcgAGCTTTATCGAGAATTTTACATGAAACTATCGAATACTGTCGTTACGAACGATGTATCTGAAAA GTCCATAATGTATTCCGATGAAAATTCGTTGGAAAATTCATTAAtggtaaaagaaatgaagaaattatGGTATAGTAATATCGGAGAGAATGTTAGTGAAACTTGTACGAACGTCGATGATATCTCATGCATATGTCATGGTGATTTTTCCAAGAGGAAGGTGTTGTTCAAACGCGAGAAGAACGGTACGCCGATCGATGTGAAAATGATCGACTGGCAAACAATGAGATATTGCTCGCCTGCTATCGAACTCgttatcattttcatcatgAATATTCCGACGCCATCTCGAGATCAGCATTTCCTTCAGGAAATATTGACGGTCTATGTTGACGCCGTTAGAAGTGAATATACCACGATAACGTGTGAACGATTGATTGAACAGTTATCATCAACATCCTTAGactattttactttattacttCAAAAGGATATcatgaataaagaaatagcTCAACAATGGATAGAGTTTATTCAATCTTTACGCGATTTTTTACGtgattga